In one window of Pirellulales bacterium DNA:
- a CDS encoding fatty acid desaturase has protein sequence MIAVIHALSLLIFVPWLFSWSGVALLIAGHYVFGMLGITLGYHRLLTHRSFRCPKWLEHLWAILGVCCLQDSPARWVAVHRQHHRHSDEEPDPHSPLVTALWGHFGWLILENHEHNSLAFYEQFARDVLKDPFYLRIERKTLWFWIYVLHAAAFFVAGAFLGDALDGNRSAGLQLGASWLVWGVFARTVLVWHITWSVNSLTHLCGYRNYSTGDNSRNNWLVGLLAHGEGWHNNHHAQQRSAAHGHRWWEVDVTYWTIWLLEQIGLASDVVRPRPSTLATADHCCKHFRRGRRRQRP, from the coding sequence ATGATCGCGGTAATTCACGCGTTGAGCCTGCTGATCTTTGTGCCCTGGTTGTTTAGCTGGTCGGGCGTCGCGCTGTTGATCGCAGGGCACTATGTCTTCGGCATGCTGGGGATCACGCTCGGCTACCATCGGCTGTTGACGCATCGTAGCTTTCGCTGTCCGAAATGGCTGGAACATCTGTGGGCAATTCTCGGCGTTTGCTGCCTGCAAGACAGCCCGGCGCGGTGGGTTGCCGTGCATCGTCAGCATCACCGCCACTCCGACGAGGAACCGGATCCACACAGCCCGCTTGTCACGGCGCTGTGGGGCCATTTCGGCTGGCTAATCTTGGAAAACCACGAGCATAATTCGCTGGCGTTTTACGAACAGTTTGCGCGCGACGTGCTCAAGGATCCATTCTATTTGCGAATCGAGCGGAAGACGCTGTGGTTTTGGATCTACGTTCTCCACGCCGCCGCCTTCTTTGTCGCCGGAGCCTTCCTCGGCGACGCCCTCGACGGCAATCGGTCCGCGGGATTGCAACTCGGCGCCAGTTGGCTGGTCTGGGGCGTGTTTGCTCGAACCGTACTCGTTTGGCATATCACCTGGTCCGTCAACTCGCTGACGCACCTCTGCGGATATCGCAACTATTCCACCGGCGACAACAGCCGCAACAATTGGCTCGTCGGCCTGTTGGCTCACGGCGAAGGTTGGCACAACAACCATCACGCCCAGCAAAGATCGGCCGCCCACGGCCATCGCTGGTGGGAAGTCGATGTCACGTACTGGACCATCTGGCTGCTGGAACAGATCGGACTTGCTTCCGACGTCGTCCGGCCACGGCCATCGACGCTCGCGACGGCCGACCATTGCTGCAAACATTTTCGCCGCGGCCGCCGCCGCCAGCGTCCATAG
- a CDS encoding RNA-binding protein has product MGKKLYVGNLSYQVTNSSLEELFSQFGRVQSAEVVQDRDTGRSKGFGFVEMADDNAASEAIRGLNEKEHDGRPLTVNEARPREARSGGGGRGGNRGYSRR; this is encoded by the coding sequence GTGGGAAAGAAACTGTATGTCGGTAATTTGAGCTACCAAGTCACCAATTCGAGCTTGGAAGAATTATTCTCGCAATTCGGCCGCGTACAAAGCGCCGAGGTCGTTCAAGACCGCGATACGGGGCGGAGCAAAGGTTTCGGCTTCGTGGAAATGGCCGACGACAATGCCGCCAGCGAAGCGATTCGCGGGCTGAACGAAAAAGAGCACGATGGCCGTCCGCTCACCGTCAACGAGGCGCGGCCGCGCGAGGCACGCAGCGGCGGCGGCGGACGCGGCGGCAATCGAGGCTACTCGCGCCGCTAA
- a CDS encoding DUF374 domain-containing protein — MKLQCPAIGLPATIRPLQAGILHQRSRYFVKIKSRPLNWLLAAAVVSACRLLFCTLRIRYIVGAPNTNPYDQDCTEGFIYCVWHDAIAYPMFAGRHWHTVALVSKNIDGSHLARGLRMLHIGLVRGSSSRHGAAAIREILRLPRNTHLVLTPDGPRGPRRKTKAGMVFIAAHSGRSIVPTAFAAVRAWKIRGSWTTLSIPKPFTTVFALSGVPVAVPANSTAVELAFIEGQVQSEMDRLSEEADRLCGGEVGAKKP, encoded by the coding sequence GTGAAATTGCAATGTCCGGCAATCGGGCTACCGGCTACAATTCGGCCCCTGCAAGCGGGCATTCTACACCAACGATCGCGATATTTTGTGAAGATCAAGAGCCGGCCGTTGAATTGGTTGCTGGCGGCCGCGGTCGTTTCCGCGTGTCGTCTGTTGTTCTGTACACTTCGGATTCGCTACATCGTCGGCGCTCCGAACACGAATCCTTACGATCAAGATTGTACGGAGGGATTTATTTACTGCGTGTGGCACGATGCGATTGCCTATCCCATGTTTGCAGGTCGGCATTGGCACACCGTTGCGCTGGTGAGCAAGAATATCGACGGCTCGCATTTGGCGCGCGGGCTGCGGATGTTGCATATCGGCTTGGTACGCGGATCGAGCAGTCGCCACGGAGCGGCGGCGATTCGTGAGATTTTGCGGCTGCCGCGGAATACGCACTTGGTGCTGACGCCCGACGGCCCCCGCGGCCCGCGGCGAAAGACCAAGGCCGGCATGGTGTTCATCGCGGCGCATTCGGGGCGGTCGATCGTGCCGACGGCGTTTGCCGCAGTTCGCGCGTGGAAGATCCGCGGCAGTTGGACGACGCTTTCGATTCCCAAACCGTTCACCACGGTGTTCGCGCTGAGCGGAGTGCCCGTGGCCGTGCCCGCGAATTCGACGGCAGTGGAACTTGCGTTCATTGAAGGGCAAGTGCAGAGCGAAATGGATCGGCTGAGTGAGGAGGCGGATCGGCTGTGCGGCGGCGAGGTTGGGGCTAAGAAACCGTAA